The window CCACGGTGGTCATGTCGATCGTCGTGGATTCGGAGATTCCAACGGTCATGGCTTCGTCACTGCCCGTGTAATAAACGGCTTCACGGAGGTAGAATTCGGTTCCGTTGCCTTCATCGTCGGCAGTGGTGACGGCTGTTCCGTTTACAAGTTCGACCTGAGCTGTGCCGAGGTCCAATTCCGTATCTCCTGCCGCAAGGGTGGCTGTTGTCCACGTTTCGCCTCCGTCAGTGGAGTATCGGTAGTCCAACTCGTCTGTGCCCACTGTGCCGTCTTCCAGAAACTGGACTTTGACGGTGGAATCAATTTCTCCGGTCATGCTTGTGAAATCGGAATTCTGAAGCGAGTCGTTGGTCAGGGTGACGCCGAGTCCTTTTTCAAAAGCATTGTTCCCCAAATCATCACCTGCGAAGATTGAGTCCGAACCCATTTGGGTGTTGGCTATGGCCAAGATGCTGTCCAGATAGCTTTCCATTTCGAGAGCCATCATCTTGAGCTGTTCTTCGGTGTAGGTCTCGGTGGATGCCTGCTCGGTCAATTCCATGGCCGCTGAGATGTTTTCACTGACCTGAACCAGCGATTCATCGGCCAGCGAGAGGTAGTCTCCACTGGTGGAGCAGTTGTCGATATATCCGCTGAGTGATTGGTCGTAGGCACGTAGCTCCATGACCTTGCCCATGCCTGCCGGATCATCAGAAGGACTGTTGATCTTCTTCTGGCTGGAGTTCATCATGTTTAATTCTGCTACGTCATTGAGCGATGAGTTCATGTACGTCAGGGATTGGGAGAATATTTGGGAAGTGCTTATGCGCATGGTAATTCCCTCCGGTTAGACCATGTCGAGTACGGTCTGCATCATTTCTCGTGATACGGTGATGATCTCAGCCGCAGCTTGGTAGGCCTGCTGATATTTGGTCAGGGATACAAGCTCCTCATCCACGTTGACTTCACTGGTCGAGGCTTGCTGGTCGTAGAGATATTCAGCCGAGGTTGCGGCGTAGGTTTGCTTGAGTTCTGCAGAGGAGGCAGCGCTGCCAACTGCGGAGACCAGTGCTGAAAGGGAGCTGCTTAGAGTGGTTTCGGAGTTGCCCACAGTGATGGTCTCGCTTGACAGATTGTACATGGCCGTCGCGACTTCATTGCTGCCCGAGGCCATGGTGTAGTCATCGCCAAGCACGCCGGTGTTGATGTGACTCGTGTCGTTGGCCACATAGCTATCAACGGCGATGGAGGATGCATCAGTGCCGGTGTAGTATGTATTGACTCCCAACGCGGCCAGCAGATTGGAACTGTCTCCTGCGATCTCGAATTCCATGTCCGTGCCAGCAGAAAGAATAAGCTGTCCGTCACTATTGACAGAGGCTGTCAGTTCACCGCCAAAAGCCGTGTTGATATCTGCAACAATGTCGTCGAGAGAATCCGTTGCCGGGTCGATAGCGATGACCGCTGTCGTGGCGACTTCGTCGTCGCTGTCATAGGTGACCAATTCCAGACTGCCAGACTGAATATTATCGCCATAATTCAGCCCTGCATTGCTGAGCATGGCAGAGGAGTCGTCCACTGAGTAGCTGGCAGTGAGA of the Pseudodesulfovibrio sp. zrk46 genome contains:
- the flgL gene encoding flagellar hook-associated protein FlgL codes for the protein MRISTSQIFSQSLTYMNSSLNDVAELNMMNSSQKKINSPSDDPAGMGKVMELRAYDQSLSGYIDNCSTSGDYLSLADESLVQVSENISAAMELTEQASTETYTEEQLKMMALEMESYLDSILAIANTQMGSDSIFAGDDLGNNAFEKGLGVTLTNDSLQNSDFTSMTGEIDSTVKVQFLEDGTVGTDELDYRYSTDGGETWTTATLAAGDTELDLGTAQVELVNGTAVTTADDEGNGTEFYLREAVYYTGSDEAMTVGISESTTIDMTTVGSDIFGGVDSSTSQPYEDPNLFETLSDAIVYMEIGDYDAVAACLDDLTAAHENVETGAANIGARENKVTYTQQSLSQVQEITTTSISREEDADAAQILVELEQANYVYEAVLNSSADIMNMSLLDYV